A segment of the Coffea arabica cultivar ET-39 chromosome 8c, Coffea Arabica ET-39 HiFi, whole genome shotgun sequence genome:
ttatttgattatgtgttcggaacctcactgggcttttagctcattcctttagttttgttttccttacaggggaaggcgagcgaggacgtgagcttgagatagactagccaatctagttttgtttcttttgtttcttttgtagtggttctcgcctagtgcttggcacgggctggacgtatgaaggattgagaacccttgtatatttgatgtttatattctcttttgggttggcaatgtatataagttccgctttaagtttggatcaatgccctatttattctagtgatttatttcaatttttaattgaggactggagcgaacgactgagtccctgcgagagctgggcaggcggcccgccgaaccctctggtacaccttagggggaggtggggtcgttacagaaatgcacaaggaagaaaaaccatGACATGCACTTATTGTTTTAAAGTGTTTCATGGGGGTGGCATCCACCGAATGAAGCAACACTTGGCAGGAGTAACGGGCAGTGTTACTTCATGTCCAAATGTTGATCCAGCAGTGAGGCTTGCAATATTAACATGTTTGCAAGAGAATGATAGAAAAtctaaagaaaaaagaggagatTTTGGGGTCGAAAGTCCTTTTGGTCAACCAGTGCACGAATTTGTCGGTGATGAAGTGCAAGAGGTTCCACCTCCTCGAATAAGGGAAATTTCAATGAATGAGGCTGGTACATCATTAGgtaaaggaaagagaaaaaccaCTGCCCCTACAGGTATACGTGCTTTCTTTAAGGGTGGACGTGATAGTGCTTAACCTACTATCAAAGCTTGTTTGCAAAGTAAGGATAAATGGCAAAATACTGATATGGCCATTGCTCTTTGGTTCTATGATGCATGTATTCCCATTAATGCTGTTAAttctccatttttttcaaaaagctATCGATCAAATTGCATCAATGGGTCATGGTTATAAAGCTCCATCTTATCATTCTTTGCGAGTCACTTTGTTGCCAGATGCTAAGAAAGATGTGCAGTTAGTTGTTGATTCATTTCAAAATACTTGGGCTGAAACTGGATGCACTATAATGGGTGATGGATGGAAAGATAGTAGACAAAGACCATTGattaattttctggtttattgTCATAAGGGTATATCTTTTATCAAGTCTATAGATGCATCGGACATTGTGACAAATGCAGAAAATTTGTGCAATCTGTTTGTTGAAATTGTTGAAATGGTTGGTTCAAAAAATGTGGTGCATTTAGTCACTGATAATGCTAGCAATTATAAGGCTGCTGGAACtttattaaatgaaagataTCCAACTATTTGCTGGTCTCCATGTGTTGCCCATTGTATCAATTTGATTTTGAAGGATATTGGTGAAATGGGTACTGTTAAATCTCTAGTGGCTCTTGCTGCTACAGTAACTGTTTTTGTGTATAATCATAAATATGTTCTAAATTGGCTGAGAAAAACTAATGGGTGGAGGGAGATTATTCGTTCGGGGGAGACTCGATTTGCCACCACTTTTATTGCACTAAAGAGCTTACATGATCACAAAGACAGCTTACAAGCTTTAGTCACTAGTGGAGATTACAAAAAGTTCTTGAAAATGAACAAAGGAAAAGAGGTCAAACAAATTGTTTTGGATGATAGATTTTGGAATAATTGTTTGATTACGGTGAGAATAATGGGTCCTATTATTCGGTTGTTGAGAGTTTGTGACACTGATGAAAGGCCTTCTTTGGGGTATGTGTATGAAGGTATGTTTAGAGCAATTACTGGAATCAAGAAGTTGTTCAGGAGTAGTGAAAGACTATATAAGCCTTACATTGATATCATCAATGACCGATGGGATAGGATGTTGAGGAAAAATTTGCATGCTATAGCATATTTTTTAAATCCCGCTTATCAATATGACACTGCCACATTCTCTACACATCCAGAAATTACA
Coding sequences within it:
- the LOC113705878 gene encoding uncharacterized protein produces the protein MTCTYCFKVFHGGGIHRMKQHLAGVTGSVTSCPNVDPAVRLAILTCLQENDRKSKEKRGDFGVESPFGQPVHEFVGDEVQEVPPPRIREISMNEAGTSLGKGKRKTTAPTAIDQIASMGHGYKAPSYHSLRVTLLPDAKKDVQLVVDSFQNTWAETGCTIMGDGWKDSRQRPLINFLVYCHKGISFIKSIDASDIVTNAENLCNLFVEIVEMVGSKNVVHLVTDNASNYKAAGTLLNERYPTICWSPCVAHCINLILKDIGEMGTVKSLVALAATVTVFVYNHKYVLNWLRKTNGWREIIRSGETRFATTFIALKSLHDHKDSLQALVTSGDYKKFLKMNKGKEVKQIVLDDRFWNNCLITVRIMGPIIRLLRVCDTDERPSLGYVYEGMFRAITGIKKLFRSSERLYKPYIDIINDRWDRMLRKNLHAIAYFLNPAYQYDTATFSTHPEITNGLLDYIESKVDWCSVENLTREIGMYREREGSFGRKLAILTSKKDRPENWWKLFGCDAPNLQKLAIRVLSQTVSSSGYERNWSVFERIHTKKRNRLEHQRLNDLVYVHYNLRLQYRYM